One Tolypothrix bouteillei VB521301 DNA window includes the following coding sequences:
- the nth gene encoding endonuclease III produces the protein MPTSTQNVQTILNNLKQAYPNAKYELDWETPLQLLVATILAAQCTDERVNKVTKTLFPKYPTAQAYAEVDILELEEDLKPTGFYRNKAKTVKSMCQDLVERYGGEVPKTMDELVTLPGVARKTANVVLNTAFNMPSGIIVDTHVARVSQRMGLTKRKTPETIEQELMLLVPQEEWTFWGPAVVLHGRYTCTAKKPKCSECVLKNVCEKIGVTTTDN, from the coding sequence ATGCCCACCAGTACTCAAAACGTTCAAACAATTCTTAATAATCTCAAACAAGCCTATCCCAATGCCAAGTACGAGCTTGATTGGGAAACTCCCCTTCAACTCCTTGTTGCAACGATTCTCGCAGCACAGTGTACTGATGAACGCGTTAACAAGGTCACTAAAACCTTATTTCCTAAATATCCCACAGCGCAGGCTTATGCTGAAGTCGATATTTTAGAACTAGAAGAAGACCTCAAACCAACTGGTTTCTACCGCAATAAGGCAAAAACTGTCAAAAGTATGTGTCAAGACTTAGTTGAGAGATATGGGGGAGAGGTTCCCAAAACAATGGATGAACTGGTGACGTTACCTGGAGTGGCTCGCAAAACAGCCAATGTCGTCCTCAACACGGCTTTTAATATGCCTTCTGGAATTATTGTTGATACCCATGTCGCTCGTGTTAGCCAACGTATGGGCTTAACAAAACGTAAAACTCCAGAAACGATAGAGCAAGAATTGATGTTACTTGTTCCTCAAGAAGAATGGACTTTTTGGGGACCTGCTGTCGTTCTTCACGGTCGTTACACCTGTACGGCAAAAAAACCAAAATGCTCGGAGTGCGTTCTAAAAAATGTGTGTGAAAAAATTGGTGTAACGACTACTGACAACTAA
- a CDS encoding ADP-ribosylglycohydrolase family protein: MTSKVLSGLIGVCVGDALGVPVEFTSRAERSHSPVTSMQGYGTWDVPPGTWSDDSSLTFCLAECLCDGFSLDAIAQSFWRWYNNNHWTASGEVFDIGNTTFLALTNIKQGAPPLKAGEKSEKSNGNGSLMRILPIAYCHKILTFSELISRAQQISCITHAHLRSQVACGIYISIAVALLKGSDPSTAYQQGLKNIEGIYSDAKYASEISHFARVMSGDIAQLSEESINSGGYVIDTLEASLWCLLNSSSYAEAVLKAVNLGGDTDTTAAVTGGLAGIYYGIENIPEEWIEQIARKDDIIDLAARLAAVLGY, from the coding sequence ATGACTTCAAAAGTTTTATCCGGGCTCATAGGAGTATGTGTGGGGGATGCTTTAGGTGTTCCCGTAGAATTTACAAGCCGTGCAGAACGATCGCACTCGCCCGTTACTTCAATGCAGGGTTACGGAACTTGGGATGTGCCACCAGGCACCTGGTCTGATGATAGTTCGCTGACCTTTTGCTTAGCTGAATGTCTTTGCGATGGGTTTTCACTTGATGCGATCGCTCAGTCATTTTGGCGTTGGTATAACAACAATCACTGGACAGCAAGTGGAGAAGTTTTTGATATAGGCAATACAACATTTCTTGCTCTCACAAATATAAAACAAGGAGCGCCGCCTTTAAAAGCAGGAGAGAAGAGTGAAAAAAGCAATGGTAATGGCTCCCTAATGAGAATCTTACCTATAGCTTATTGTCATAAAATATTAACTTTCTCAGAACTAATTTCTCGGGCACAGCAAATTTCTTGCATCACGCACGCTCATCTTAGATCGCAAGTGGCTTGCGGTATTTATATCAGTATTGCAGTTGCTCTTTTAAAAGGATCTGACCCAAGCACAGCTTATCAACAAGGATTAAAAAACATAGAAGGTATTTACTCAGATGCTAAGTACGCTTCAGAAATATCCCATTTTGCCAGAGTGATGAGTGGTGATATTGCTCAGTTATCAGAAGAGAGTATTAATTCAGGTGGGTATGTCATCGATACTTTAGAAGCATCGCTTTGGTGTTTGCTGAATAGCTCATCTTATGCTGAAGCAGTTTTAAAAGCTGTTAATTTAGGCGGAGATACAGATACAACTGCTGCTGTTACAGGAGGATTGGCAGGCATTTACTATGGAATAGAAAATATTCCAGAAGAATGGATTGAACAAATTGCTCGGAAAGACGACATTATTGATTTGGCAGCTCGTTTAGCAGCAGTTCTTGGTTACTAA
- the ung gene encoding uracil-DNA glycosylase encodes MTQLPTSWQTVLAEEFNKPYFQKLQDFLKEERQTYSIYPPEEDVFSAFELTPYDQVNVLLLGQDPYHDDNQAHGLCFSVRPGIKPPPSLVNIYKELKDDVGFNIPNNGYLVTWAKQGILMLNAVLTVRAHTPNSHKNKGWETFTDAVITKVNQKTDPVVFVLWGGYAQKKLKLIDTNRHIVVQSAHPSPLSARNGFFGSKAFSSINSALRSFGKPEIDWQIPDL; translated from the coding sequence ATGACACAACTTCCTACGTCTTGGCAAACTGTACTTGCTGAAGAATTTAATAAACCTTACTTTCAAAAACTTCAAGATTTCCTGAAAGAGGAAAGACAAACTTACTCAATTTATCCTCCTGAAGAAGATGTCTTTTCAGCTTTTGAACTCACGCCATACGACCAAGTGAATGTTCTCTTGTTGGGACAAGACCCCTATCATGATGACAATCAAGCGCATGGATTGTGCTTTTCTGTTAGACCGGGTATTAAGCCTCCACCATCGTTAGTTAATATTTATAAAGAACTTAAAGATGATGTTGGTTTTAATATTCCCAATAATGGATATCTCGTAACATGGGCTAAACAAGGAATTTTGATGTTAAACGCAGTCTTAACTGTACGCGCCCATACTCCCAATTCCCACAAAAACAAAGGTTGGGAAACTTTTACAGATGCTGTTATTACCAAGGTGAATCAAAAGACAGATCCTGTGGTTTTTGTGTTGTGGGGTGGTTACGCACAAAAGAAATTAAAGTTAATCGATACCAATCGGCATATTGTTGTGCAATCTGCACACCCTTCACCCCTATCTGCACGTAACGGATTTTTTGGTAGTAAAGCTTTCTCCTCTATTAATTCAGCTTTACGCTCTTTTGGCAAACCAGAGATTGATTGGCAAATTCCCGATCTTTAA
- the cutA gene encoding divalent-cation tolerance protein CutA, with the protein MNKSVKYGVVLVTASSIEEAETIANALVEAKLAACVSIMPIHSIYTWQGQKHKEQEWQLLIKTDLAHFPALEEKIRELHSYEVPEIIALPVVAGSQPYLQWISEQVESTTYTDTVSTV; encoded by the coding sequence ATGAATAAATCAGTTAAATACGGTGTAGTGTTAGTAACAGCTTCTTCAATAGAAGAGGCAGAAACAATAGCAAATGCCCTCGTAGAGGCTAAGCTAGCTGCTTGCGTTAGCATCATGCCAATCCACTCTATTTACACTTGGCAAGGACAAAAACACAAAGAGCAAGAATGGCAGTTACTAATTAAAACTGATTTGGCACATTTTCCCGCCTTAGAAGAAAAAATTCGCGAACTGCACTCCTATGAAGTTCCAGAAATTATTGCCCTACCTGTAGTAGCTGGTTCTCAGCCTTACCTTCAGTGGATTTCCGAGCAAGTAGAGTCAACTACCTACACTGACACCGTAAGTACAGTGTAG
- a CDS encoding M16 family metallopeptidase: MSFLAKIRPSILILSILILSGMLWVRDFSVAALQPEVTPVAGLSLTQGVRKTVLENGLTVLTKEVHTAPVVSVQVWYRVGSRNEQAGENGISHQLEHLMFKGTTDRPVQFGRLLSALGSQFNAFTSYDETAYFSTVQQDKLDALLTLEADRMESALIQADQLTSEKRVVISELQGYENSPGYRLSRAVMRAAFPKRAYGLPVGGTKADVEQFTLEQVRNYYQTYYSPDNATLVVTGDFDTQAVLKSIQQSFGKLPKRGQGETGTRGHRELVPSSPRPISPSSRSPIVLKEPGSAALLQAVYPLPDANHPDVAAIDVMDAILTGGRSSRLYQALVESGLASSVSASPAELLEPGWYEINVTAVPGQQLSKISQVLQQSLTELQQKQVASDELNRAKTQLQASFVLNNQDITSLATQLGYSQTVSGDYLYIKRYLEAIGKVSAADVQRAAKTYLNPAQQTIGFFEPTVRDAKSGEKSASSGRTVENFSPGKPVDPAELAKYLPAAKATRVSTKQPLPEQFIFKNGLQVLLLPDRSVPTVNLSGQILAGSVFDTDRKAGLANLVAANLMNGTQTKDALTLAKTLEDRGASLGFQANREGVSISGNGLSANLSILLDTLADVVQNANFPNAQLELSRQRSLTSLKVQLDDPRGLGRRVFQQAIYPENHPFHSFPTEQSLKSITRDDLVRFYQEHYRPDTMTVALVGDFEPSQVKVLLKKAFGEWKAEGNPPALNLASVSLPQNTTQLNPVIPGKAEDVTYIGYNSISRKDPRYYTALVLNEILGGDTLSSRLGTEVRDRQGLTYGIYSVFAAGINPGPFLIQMQTAPGDTRKAIASTVALLKQLRDQGITEAELNAAKRSITNSYPVELANPSNVADVILGNAIYGLSPAEIREYPKRIEAVTIAQVQQVIQELIHPDKLVIVTAGPGAQ, translated from the coding sequence ATGTCTTTTCTTGCCAAGATACGTCCATCGATTCTTATTCTCTCGATCCTCATTCTGAGTGGAATGCTGTGGGTCAGAGATTTTTCCGTTGCAGCCCTCCAACCAGAAGTTACGCCTGTTGCTGGTCTTTCACTCACCCAAGGAGTGCGAAAAACGGTTTTGGAGAATGGTTTAACAGTACTCACTAAGGAAGTTCATACAGCGCCTGTGGTGAGCGTACAAGTATGGTATCGAGTTGGTTCGCGCAACGAGCAAGCAGGAGAAAACGGTATTTCTCACCAACTAGAACATTTAATGTTTAAAGGCACTACTGACCGTCCGGTACAGTTTGGTCGTTTGTTGAGTGCTTTGGGTAGCCAGTTTAATGCTTTTACCAGTTATGATGAAACAGCTTATTTTAGTACAGTACAGCAAGATAAACTGGATGCACTGCTGACTCTAGAAGCAGACCGTATGGAAAGCGCATTGATTCAAGCCGACCAGCTGACAAGCGAGAAACGCGTTGTTATTTCAGAGTTGCAGGGTTATGAAAATTCGCCAGGGTATCGTCTCAGTCGTGCTGTCATGCGAGCAGCGTTTCCGAAACGGGCTTACGGTTTACCTGTTGGGGGTACGAAAGCAGATGTAGAACAATTTACATTAGAGCAAGTTCGCAACTACTACCAAACGTACTACAGCCCTGACAATGCAACATTAGTGGTGACTGGAGATTTTGACACTCAAGCGGTTCTCAAATCCATTCAACAAAGCTTTGGAAAACTACCGAAACGAGGACAAGGAGAAACCGGGACACGGGGACACAGAGAATTGGTTCCATCTTCTCCTCGCCCTATCTCCCCTTCTTCTCGGTCACCAATTGTCCTCAAAGAACCGGGTAGTGCAGCACTGTTACAAGCTGTCTATCCTTTGCCTGATGCCAACCATCCAGATGTCGCTGCTATCGATGTGATGGATGCCATCTTGACTGGGGGACGCAGTTCTAGACTTTACCAAGCTTTAGTGGAATCGGGTCTGGCTAGTTCTGTAAGTGCAAGCCCTGCAGAACTCCTTGAACCTGGTTGGTACGAAATTAACGTTACAGCAGTTCCAGGTCAACAACTCTCTAAAATTTCTCAAGTTCTGCAACAGTCTTTAACAGAACTTCAACAAAAACAGGTTGCTAGCGATGAGTTGAACCGCGCAAAAACACAACTCCAAGCTTCTTTTGTTCTAAACAACCAAGACATTACCAGCCTAGCAACTCAATTAGGATACAGCCAAACTGTTTCGGGTGATTATCTTTACATCAAGCGGTATCTTGAGGCAATAGGCAAAGTTTCAGCAGCAGATGTACAGCGAGCCGCAAAAACTTATTTGAATCCGGCTCAACAAACTATCGGCTTTTTTGAACCAACTGTTCGTGATGCTAAATCAGGAGAAAAGAGTGCTAGTTCCGGGCGCACTGTAGAGAACTTCAGCCCTGGTAAACCTGTAGATCCAGCTGAATTGGCTAAATACCTTCCTGCAGCTAAAGCAACTCGTGTTTCTACAAAGCAACCGCTACCAGAACAATTTATCTTCAAAAACGGTTTGCAAGTTCTCTTACTTCCCGATCGCAGTGTTCCTACAGTTAACCTTAGCGGACAAATTCTAGCAGGTAGCGTATTTGATACCGATCGAAAAGCAGGATTGGCTAATCTGGTTGCTGCTAACCTCATGAATGGAACCCAAACCAAAGATGCTTTAACTCTGGCAAAAACTTTGGAAGATCGGGGCGCTAGTTTGGGATTTCAGGCGAATCGTGAGGGGGTTAGTATTAGCGGCAATGGTTTATCTGCTAATTTGTCGATCTTACTTGATACATTGGCAGATGTCGTGCAAAATGCTAATTTTCCCAACGCTCAGCTTGAACTTAGCCGACAGCGATCGCTGACCAGTTTAAAAGTACAGTTAGACGATCCTCGTGGGTTGGGAAGACGGGTATTTCAACAAGCGATTTATCCAGAAAATCACCCTTTTCATAGTTTTCCTACAGAGCAGAGCTTGAAAAGTATTACTCGTGACGATCTTGTGCGCTTTTACCAAGAACACTACCGTCCGGACACAATGACTGTTGCTCTAGTTGGTGATTTTGAACCAAGTCAAGTCAAAGTTTTGCTCAAGAAAGCTTTTGGTGAATGGAAGGCTGAGGGTAACCCACCAGCGCTCAATCTAGCTTCAGTCTCTTTACCCCAGAATACGACACAGCTAAATCCGGTGATTCCGGGTAAGGCAGAAGATGTCACTTACATTGGCTACAACAGTATATCTCGGAAAGACCCGCGTTATTATACTGCTTTAGTACTGAATGAAATTTTAGGTGGCGATACTTTATCCAGCCGATTGGGTACTGAAGTCCGCGATCGCCAAGGTCTTACCTACGGTATTTACAGTGTTTTTGCTGCAGGTATTAATCCCGGTCCGTTTTTAATCCAAATGCAAACGGCTCCGGGAGACACTCGCAAAGCAATAGCTAGCACTGTGGCTTTACTTAAGCAATTGCGAGACCAGGGAATCACCGAAGCTGAGTTAAACGCTGCAAAGCGCTCAATTACCAACAGTTACCCTGTAGAATTGGCAAATCCAAGTAACGTAGCGGATGTAATTTTAGGTAATGCTATTTACGGTTTGTCTCCAGCAGAAATCCGGGAATATCCCAAGCGCATTGAAGCAGTGACTATCGCTCAAGTGCAACAGGTTATTCAGGAATTAATTCATCCAGATAAATTGGTCATCGTTACTGCAGGACCGGGAGCGCAGTAA
- a CDS encoding Npun_F0813 family protein, with protein MFILKRQDVEISTIQHPKREQQVPILYYQGQTFRLISVFKASQEEEAKALWRDLTDNRGKACVLLEEPDRYSVWGKVRVDQIGSDTGSSSKMDIFTLASLLLLQSVFIDIEDFLGSKQATLFQKSVAEVMQQWQFPLVSSPEAVKNLLTMDLQELAQVPSWQEHHVITFLQELHRLAKASFGNTNFAHQVGERLQEMPEGERSLFISWLNQSPLSKLWH; from the coding sequence ATGTTTATTTTGAAACGGCAGGATGTAGAAATATCTACCATTCAGCACCCAAAGCGAGAACAGCAGGTGCCAATCCTCTATTATCAGGGGCAAACCTTTCGGTTAATCAGTGTCTTCAAAGCCAGTCAAGAAGAAGAGGCTAAAGCTTTGTGGAGAGATTTAACCGATAACCGAGGCAAAGCCTGCGTTCTACTAGAGGAACCCGATCGCTACAGCGTTTGGGGTAAAGTTCGTGTAGACCAGATAGGTAGTGACACGGGAAGTAGTAGCAAGATGGACATTTTTACTCTTGCCAGTCTGCTGCTGCTGCAATCTGTGTTTATTGATATAGAAGACTTTTTAGGTTCAAAACAAGCAACATTATTTCAAAAAAGTGTTGCCGAAGTCATGCAGCAATGGCAGTTTCCTCTGGTATCGTCACCAGAAGCTGTTAAAAACCTGCTGACTATGGACTTACAAGAGCTAGCCCAAGTGCCGAGTTGGCAAGAACATCACGTTATTACGTTCTTGCAAGAATTGCATCGATTGGCAAAAGCATCTTTTGGCAATACTAATTTTGCCCATCAAGTGGGCGAAAGATTGCAAGAGATGCCAGAAGGCGAGCGATCGCTTTTTATCAGTTGGCTAAATCAATCTCCCTTGAGTAAACTGTGGCATTAA
- a CDS encoding nitrate ABC transporter ATP-binding protein (This model describes the ATP binding subunits of ATP-binding cassette (ABC) transporters for nitrate transport, or for bicarbonate transport, in bacteria and archaea.) has translation MYERRFVSNEAPKTSQQSQPLAIPTRPQPFLVMENVSKVYPTPKGPFVVLDDVNLTVNQGEFICVIGHSGCGKSTLLNMVAGFTKPTAGSVLLNSNPITQPGPDRMMVFQNYALLPWLTAFENIYLALNAVFPNKPKAQKSAMVREHLALVGLTEAADKKPTQLSGGMKQRVAIARALAIRPQVLILDEPFGALDAITKEELQEELLKIWNERRCTVLMITHDIDEALFLADRLIMMTNGPAANIGEILNIPFPRPRDRARIMEDPKYYQLRNYALDYLFRRFAHDE, from the coding sequence ATGTACGAGCGTAGATTTGTTTCCAACGAAGCCCCCAAAACCTCCCAACAGTCTCAGCCTTTAGCTATTCCCACCCGTCCCCAACCTTTCTTGGTGATGGAAAACGTTTCTAAAGTTTATCCCACACCAAAAGGTCCCTTCGTAGTCCTAGACGATGTTAATCTCACAGTTAATCAAGGGGAGTTTATTTGTGTAATAGGACACTCAGGGTGTGGTAAATCAACTTTACTGAATATGGTGGCAGGTTTTACGAAACCTACTGCTGGTTCGGTGTTGCTCAACTCCAACCCCATCACTCAGCCAGGACCCGATCGAATGATGGTTTTCCAAAACTATGCTTTGTTACCCTGGTTGACGGCGTTTGAAAATATTTATCTGGCTCTTAACGCTGTTTTTCCCAACAAGCCAAAGGCACAGAAGTCAGCCATGGTACGAGAACATCTAGCCCTAGTAGGACTGACAGAAGCGGCTGACAAAAAACCAACCCAGCTCTCTGGGGGTATGAAACAACGGGTTGCGATCGCTCGAGCTTTGGCAATTCGTCCTCAAGTCCTGATATTAGACGAGCCATTCGGAGCTTTGGACGCTATTACTAAAGAGGAATTACAAGAAGAATTGCTGAAAATTTGGAACGAGCGGCGATGCACGGTATTGATGATTACTCACGATATTGATGAAGCGCTGTTTCTTGCAGACCGCTTAATTATGATGACAAATGGACCTGCGGCAAATATCGGTGAAATCTTAAATATTCCTTTCCCCCGTCCACGCGATCGCGCCCGCATTATGGAAGATCCGAAATACTATCAACTTCGCAACTACGCTCTTGATTACCTCTTCCGTCGTTTTGCTCATGATGAGTAA